Part of the Streptomyces sp. NBC_01264 genome, GTTCGAGGCGTCCATCGTCGTCAGGGCCCGGGCGGCGGCCCCGAAGTCGACCTCTCCGCGCAGGTTCTTCCGCAATGTCCGTTCGAGTTCACCGGGTGACGTCACGCCGGACAGCCTCCCACCGCCTCCGGCCCGTCCGTGTCGTCTCATCGGGTGGACGCGGCTCCAGGACGCGGACCCGGACCCGATACGCTCGGCTCGTGGCCGAGATCCAGATTCCCGCTGACATCAAGCCCGCCGACGGACGCTTCGGCGCGGGCCCCTCCAAGGTGCGGACCGAGGCGCTGGACGCCCTCGCCGCCACCGGTACCTCCCTGCTCGGAACCTCCCACCGTCAGGCCCCGGTCAAGAACCTGGTCGGATCGGTGCGCCAGGGCCTCCGGGACCTCTTCTCCCTCCCCGAGGGCTACGAGGTGATCCTGGGCAACGGCGGCTCCACCGCCTTCTGGGACATCGCGACCGCCGGTCTCATCGAGCGGAAGTCGCAGCACCTCACCTTCGGTGAGTTCTCCTCCAAGTTCGCCAGCGCCGCGAAGTCCGCGCCGTGGCTGGACGCCCCGTCGGTGATCTCCTCCGACCCGGGCACCCACCCGGATCCGGTCGCCGAGGCGGGCGTGGACGTGTACGCGTACACCCACAACGAGACCTCGACGGGTGTCGCGGCGCCGATCAAGCGCGTCGCGGGCGCCGACGCGGGTTCGCTCGTCCTGGTGGACGCCACCTCGGGCGCCGGCGGTCTGCCGGTGGACATCACCGAGACCGACGTCTACTACTTCGCCCCGCAGAAGTCCTTCGCCTCCGACGGCGGCCTGTGGCTGGCGGCGTTCTCGCCGGCGGCCCTGGAGCGCGCGGCCCGCGTGCACGCCTCCGGCCGGCACATCCCGGAGTTCTTCTCGCTGCCGACGGCGATCGACAACTCGCTGAAGAACCAGACGTACAACACCCCGGCGCTCTCCACCCTCTTCCTGCTGGACCAGCAGCTGGAGTGGATGAACAGCCAGGGCGGTCTGGAGTTCACGACCGGCCGTACGTCGGCCAGCGCGGCCCACCTGTACGGCTGGGCCGAGGCGTCGAAGTACGCCAGCCCGTTCGTCGCGGACTCCGCCAAGCGCTCGGCCGTCATCGGCACGATCGACTTCTCGGACGACATCGACGCGGCGGCAGTCGCCAAGGTGCTGCGCGCCAACGGCATCGTGGACACCGAGCCCTACCGCAAGCTCGGCCGCAACCAGCTCCGTATCGCGATGTTCCCGGCGATCGACCCGGCGGACGTGCAGGCGCTGACCGCGTGCGTGGACTACGTGATCGAAGCCCTCTGACGGATACGCTCCGAAGCCCCCGGTGACATCTCGTCACCGGGGGCTTCGCGTTGTCCGGTTCCTCGCCGAAGAGGCCCCGATCCGGTTCTGAGCCGGTCCTGAGGCAGTCCTGAACGAGCCCTGAAGAACGAAGTCCCGCGCGCGGCCCGGAACCCCGGGACCTTGGTCCCAAAAATCGGGGCAAAGAGCCCGCAAACGGAGGATCCTCACCGCCTCCACGGCCTGCGGTTTTATGGCGCGGGACCTTCGACAGGGGGCCCCGGCGGCCCCTCGGAGGGGCGCAACCAACCACCCCAGGATGTCCCTCATGTCTGGTGTGCCGGGAACGAACCCCGGCCCGTTCAGGAGGAACCCCATGCGCAAGGCACTCACCCTCTCGGCGATCGCCCTCGCCTCGTCTATGGCCCTGGCAGTCCCCACCGCCGCGTTCGCAGCCGACGCCACCCCCGCCGCGCACAGCAGCGCGAGCGCCGACGCCAAGACCGCCCCGGTGGCCCTGAAGGTCTCGCCCTCCTCCGGCAAGCCGGGCGACTCCGTCCAGATGTCGATGGAGGTTCCCGACGGCTCGACGAACCTGTCGATCTCCTCCGAGGCCCTGAACAACGTCAAGATGACCGACGGGCGCGGCGCCACCGCCACCATCGCCAAGGTCGCCGACGGCAACTACGGCATCTCCCTCACCGGCACCGGCCCCAAGGGCGAGAAGCTCCAGGCCACCGCCCAGATCGCGGTCAAGGACGGCAAGACCGCCCCGGTGGCCCTGAAGGTCTCGCCCTCCTCCGGCAAGACGGGCGACTCCATCCAGATGTCGATGGAGGTTCCCGACGGCTCGACGAACCTGTCGATCTCCTCCAAGGCCCTGAACAACGTCAAGATGACCGACGGGCGCGGCGCCACCGCCACCATCGCCAAGGTCGCCGACGGCAACTACGGCATCTCCCTCACCGGCACCGGCCCCAAGGGCGAGAAGCTCCAGGCCACCGCCCAGATCACGGTCAAGGACGGCAAGACCGCCCCGACGCCGGGCACTTCGACGCTGAGCCTGTCCCAGGACCACGGCAAGCCGGGCGAGAAGATCCAGGTCACCATCAAGACGGCGCCGAACGAGAAGAGCGCCTTCATCAAGTCCGACGCCTTCGGCGGCCAGGTAAACCTGAAGAACGACGGCAAAGGCGTCTGGACCGGCACCGCGGTCGTCGCCAAGGACGTCAAGTCCGGCTACTACGGCGTCGACGCCTTCGCGGGCGGCAAGAAGTTCGACACCGTCAAGTTCTCCACCGACGCCACCGGCCCGGTCAACCCGAAGCCGGCCCCGCTCGACCCGAGCCAGCACAAGACCCCCAAGGGTTCCGTGAACACCGGCCAGGCCCCGCTCGGATGGGTCCCCTCGGACGCGGCAGACAATGGCTGAGCAGTCCACCCCTGAACACGCCCCCCGCCGGAGCGGCCGCGCCCTGCGCGTGGCCGCCTTGGCGGGCGCCGCCGGCCTCACGGCCTTCCTGATCACTTCCTGCGCCTCCGGCGGTGACGACGCGGCCAAGAACAACCCGGCCGACGCCAAGAACGCCTCGGTACTGAGCGCCTCCGTCCCGGACCGCATCGTGATCCCGGACATCAAGGTCGACGCCCCGCTCGACACCGTCGGGCTCGACGCCAAGGGCGTCATGCAGGAGCCCGATTTCGCCAAGCCCAAGGACGCGGCCTGGTACAAGGAGGGCCCGACCCCCGGGGAGAAGGGCGCGGCCGCCATCGTCGGGCACATGGACACCCCCCAGGCGCCCGAGGCCGTCTTCTACAACCTCAAGAAGCTGAAGAAGGACGAGAAGATCGAGGTCCACCGCGACGACGGCTCCACCGCCGTCTTCGCCGTGGACGAGGTCGACACCTTCAAGAAGGACCAGTTCCCCACCGACAAGGTCTACGGCGACACCCACGGCAAGGCCGAGCTCCGCGTCATCACCTGCGGCGGCGAGCTCACCAAGGACCGCCACTGGGACGCCAACGTCGTGGTGTTCGCGCACCTCGTCGGTAAGGAATGACCCCTCTGCCCGGGCTGGTTCCGGTCGGGCTGGTTCTGGTTCGGGCTGGTTCCGGTCGGGCTACTTGGCCACCGCGAAGCGCATCAGGGCCTGCTCGTCACCCGGCTTGATCTTTCCGGTCTCGTTGATGACATGGAGCTTCCAGCCGGCCCCGTCGCGGACCGCCTTGGCCACGGCGCAGCCGTTGTCGCTGCCGAGCAGGCTCGGCCAGATGTCGGCGACCTGCTGGGTGCTGCCGCCCGTGCCGTCGTACACCTTGAAGCTGATGTTGCGGGCGCTCTGGAAGGAACTGCCCTTCTTGTACGCGGCGGCGACGAAGACGATGGACGTGACGTTGCCCGGTATCCGGGCGAACTCGACGGTCACCGTCTCGTCGTCGCCCTCGCCGTGGCCCGTCTGGTTGTCCCCGCTGTGCCGCAGCGAGCCGTTGCCCATGGGATCCAGCGAGTCGAGGCCCGCGAGGCGGACCGGGTCCGAACCCTGCATCGCGATCGCGATGAGGTCCAGGTCCGTCCCGACCTTCCGCTTGAGCTTGCCCAACAGGCCGCCGCTGCTGCCCACGGTGGGGTCCCACGAGACACCGATGGACAGGTGGGTTACGCCGCCCAGGTCCGCGGGGCCGTCTTCCTTGGTGAGCGTGATCATGCGCAATCCTCACAAATAGCAGTGCGATACCGACTCCTGCAGTCTGCCTGACGCCGGTTCGTTTGCGGAGCCGCTCGGCGCACGCGATACCTTCAGGGCCTCGGCATCCGGTGTTCCGCGGATGCCGTACGGCGCGGTACAGCGCGGTACACCGCAGTGCAGCTTGGAGGCAGCAGCGTGAGCGTGCGAGTGACGGCGGCCCAGGACGGCGTGGACCCCTTCGGCACGGCCCGGCTGCGACGCGGGGTGCTCGACGCCTGGGGCGCGGGCCCGGCCCGGTTCCGCGAGGACGCCAACGCCGAGGAGGACCTGGCGCTCGGCGGCTACCGCGACCGGCTCGTCGTCGAGCTCGCGCAGAACGCCGCCGACGCGGCCGCCCGCGCCGGGGTCCCCGGCCGGCTGCGGCTCACCCTGCACGCGGGCACCGACCAGCCCGACGGGCACGCGCTGCTCGCCGTCTCCAACACCGGCTCCCCGCTGGACGCCACCGGCGTGGAGTCGCTGTCCACCCTGCGCGCCTCCGCCAAGCGCGACGACTCCTCGGGGAGCGTCGGCCGCTTCGGCGTCGGCTTCGCCGCCGTCCTGGCCGTCTCCGACGAGCCCGCCGTCCTCGGCCGGCACGGCGGCGTGCGCTGGTCCCTGGCCGAGGCCCGCGAACTGGCCCGGGGCGCCGCCGTCGGCAGCTCCGGACTCGGCGAGGAGCTGCGCCGCCGCGACGGCCACGTCCCGCTGCTGCGCCTCCCGCTGCCCGCCGAGGGCACCGCGCCCGAGGGCTACGACACCGTCGTGGTGCTCCCGCTGCGCGACGCCGCCGCCGAGGAGCTGGCCCGACGGCTGCTCGCCGCCGTCGACGACGCCCTGCTGCTGACCCTGCCGGGGCTCGCCGAGGTCGTCGTCGACACACCG contains:
- the serC gene encoding phosphoserine transaminase, whose product is MAEIQIPADIKPADGRFGAGPSKVRTEALDALAATGTSLLGTSHRQAPVKNLVGSVRQGLRDLFSLPEGYEVILGNGGSTAFWDIATAGLIERKSQHLTFGEFSSKFASAAKSAPWLDAPSVISSDPGTHPDPVAEAGVDVYAYTHNETSTGVAAPIKRVAGADAGSLVLVDATSGAGGLPVDITETDVYYFAPQKSFASDGGLWLAAFSPAALERAARVHASGRHIPEFFSLPTAIDNSLKNQTYNTPALSTLFLLDQQLEWMNSQGGLEFTTGRTSASAAHLYGWAEASKYASPFVADSAKRSAVIGTIDFSDDIDAAAVAKVLRANGIVDTEPYRKLGRNQLRIAMFPAIDPADVQALTACVDYVIEAL
- a CDS encoding class F sortase; the protein is MAEQSTPEHAPRRSGRALRVAALAGAAGLTAFLITSCASGGDDAAKNNPADAKNASVLSASVPDRIVIPDIKVDAPLDTVGLDAKGVMQEPDFAKPKDAAWYKEGPTPGEKGAAAIVGHMDTPQAPEAVFYNLKKLKKDEKIEVHRDDGSTAVFAVDEVDTFKKDQFPTDKVYGDTHGKAELRVITCGGELTKDRHWDANVVVFAHLVGKE
- a CDS encoding TerD family protein, translated to MITLTKEDGPADLGGVTHLSIGVSWDPTVGSSGGLLGKLKRKVGTDLDLIAIAMQGSDPVRLAGLDSLDPMGNGSLRHSGDNQTGHGEGDDETVTVEFARIPGNVTSIVFVAAAYKKGSSFQSARNISFKVYDGTGGSTQQVADIWPSLLGSDNGCAVAKAVRDGAGWKLHVINETGKIKPGDEQALMRFAVAK